Proteins encoded in a region of the Prunus persica cultivar Lovell chromosome G4, Prunus_persica_NCBIv2, whole genome shotgun sequence genome:
- the LOC18779435 gene encoding uncharacterized protein LOC18779435 has product MGNCLRRDSATVWADDDDDDDWVDISSQLQVQPCDDCNNSNNNKKKKAYNHLVEKQRLLGEIISSASTSSTSSTSSTSSTSTNGDQVKIKITKKELDELVHGGNLQGLSSVEQLLDRLLTMNGPDDDQNFYEMDHQRPWRPVLQTIPEY; this is encoded by the coding sequence ATGGGAAACTGTTTGAGGCGTGATTCGGCCACGGTATGGGCCGACGACGACGATGACGACGACTGGGTCGACATTAGTTCTCAGCTGCAGGTGCAGCCTTGTGATGATtgtaataatagtaataataataagaagaagaaggcttACAACCACTTGGTCGAAAAGCAGAGGCTTCTTGGTGAGATAATATCATCAGCTTCAACATCTTCAACATCTTCAACATCTTCAACATCTTCAACTTCAACTAATGGAGATCAGGTGAAGATCAAGATTACTAAGAAGGAGCTGGATGAGTTGGTGCATGGAGGAAACCTGCAAGGTCTTTCGTCTGTCGAACAACTCTTAGATCGCCTCTTGACAATGAACGGCCCTGATGACGATCAGAACTTCTATGAGATGGATCATCAACGGCCCTGGAGGCCAGTCCTCCAAACTATTCCAGAGTATTAA